In a genomic window of Xylanivirga thermophila:
- the ytaF gene encoding sporulation membrane protein YtaF, which yields MLETLLLVAVLSIDAFVASIAYGTSKIKVPIKSIVIINVVCSAFLGLSLFLGSVIKHFIPENITIIISFFILLFLGIYYLFESIVKSNLRKKSRPSKMVKFRVFDLQFIINIYVDETRADVDNSKYLSSKEAFYLAVALSLDSLAVGFGSSLVDINYIQILILSLVFGMIAVWSGLLLGRTFVEKSRIDLSWLSGVLLIILAILKLL from the coding sequence ATGTTAGAGACTCTGCTACTGGTCGCAGTACTATCCATCGATGCATTTGTTGCTAGTATTGCATATGGAACAAGTAAAATAAAAGTGCCTATAAAATCAATCGTCATTATAAATGTGGTATGCTCGGCTTTTCTAGGCTTATCCCTTTTTTTAGGATCTGTAATAAAGCATTTTATACCAGAAAACATTACCATTATAATAAGTTTTTTTATACTCCTATTCTTAGGTATATATTATCTATTTGAAAGCATAGTTAAGAGTAATTTGAGGAAAAAATCGAGGCCATCGAAAATGGTAAAATTCAGAGTATTCGATCTGCAATTTATAATTAACATATATGTGGATGAAACAAGGGCCGATGTGGATAATTCAAAATATCTAAGTTCAAAGGAAGCCTTTTATCTTGCAGTAGCCCTTTCTTTGGACTCGCTAGCTGTGGGATTTGGAAGTAGTCTAGTAGATATCAATTATATCCAAATTTTAATATTATCATTAGTATTCGGTATGATCGCTGTTTGGAGTGGATTATTGCTAGGCAGAACATTTGTAGAAAAATCTAGAATAGATCTGTCATGGCTATCTGGTGTCCTATTGATAATTCTAGCCATTTTAAAACTTCTATAG
- a CDS encoding DUF1614 domain-containing protein, giving the protein MPFGLTVLVIVSILVLFGVGHRVLDRMRLSDKTALLFLAAIFIGTLLPDIPITKRFSINIGGAIVPIILVVYLYVKAGTREEKMRSIWASIISGAAVYVMGKILPSEPETMVFDPNYIYGILAGIIGYLFGRSRRASFIAGVMGVILADIAQGIENAVLNIPTPVRLGAGGAMDAVVISGLLAVILAEFIGEIREKMQGGTKKKDMTFNHGEFMHQEFSEELNQEDEENKKAGEQHEKEE; this is encoded by the coding sequence ATGCCTTTTGGTTTGACAGTGCTGGTAATTGTTAGCATACTGGTCTTATTTGGCGTAGGGCATAGAGTACTTGACAGGATGAGGTTGAGCGACAAGACAGCATTATTGTTTTTAGCTGCAATATTTATAGGCACCTTGTTGCCTGATATCCCCATAACAAAGAGATTTTCTATAAATATAGGAGGTGCAATAGTACCTATTATATTGGTTGTATATCTATATGTAAAGGCAGGAACCCGGGAGGAAAAGATGCGTTCCATATGGGCATCTATCATATCAGGTGCTGCTGTATATGTGATGGGTAAAATACTGCCTAGTGAACCTGAAACCATGGTATTTGATCCAAACTATATATATGGTATATTAGCAGGTATTATAGGTTATCTATTTGGCAGGTCTAGACGGGCGTCGTTTATTGCCGGTGTTATGGGTGTTATATTAGCTGATATAGCACAGGGCATAGAGAATGCAGTTTTAAATATACCTACACCTGTAAGGCTAGGTGCAGGAGGAGCAATGGATGCGGTAGTCATATCAGGACTTTTAGCCGTAATACTTGCAGAATTTATAGGAGAAATACGGGAGAAGATGCAAGGTGGTACTAAGAAAAAGGATATGACGTTCAATCATGGGGAGTTTATGCATCAGGAATTTTCAGAAGAACTAAATCAGGAGGATGAAGAAAACAAGAAGGCAGGTGAGCAACATGAAAAGGAAGAATAA
- a CDS encoding uracil-xanthine permease family protein has protein sequence MVENVCTASAAKASTGTKVKNGSKKVILALQHLIAMFGATVLVPMLTGLDPSVALFSAGVGTLIFHLCTEGKVPVFLGSSFAFIPVILTVKELYNGDLAYAQGGMIIAGLIYVIVSLFIKKIGVERIQKYLPPQVVGPMIVVIGLNLIPSAIDMASNNFLIAGITLLVALSINMFVKGFIKQLSILIAVVVGYIISYFAGAVDTSAVSQAAFFSIPNFRLPKFDIGAIAIIAPVVLAVFMEHIGDITTNGQVVGKNFIEDPGLNRTLLGDGLATIFAGIVGGPANTTYGENTGVLAITKNYDPSILRLAAVFAVALGFISKIGAFLTTIPKEVMGGISLMLFSMISLVGVQTIKNNKVKFNARNVIVMVSILALGLGSSIVEKKFGITIGIPINEDIKITGLSFAALVGVILNAILNRKGTAEN, from the coding sequence ATGGTGGAAAATGTATGTACAGCTAGTGCAGCTAAAGCAAGTACTGGCACAAAGGTGAAAAACGGTTCAAAAAAGGTGATATTAGCCCTTCAGCACCTAATTGCCATGTTCGGAGCAACGGTACTTGTGCCAATGCTTACAGGACTTGATCCTTCAGTTGCTCTATTCTCAGCAGGTGTAGGTACCCTCATATTTCATCTATGTACAGAGGGTAAGGTACCAGTATTTTTAGGTTCATCCTTTGCATTTATTCCAGTTATCCTAACTGTAAAGGAATTATATAATGGTGATTTAGCATATGCCCAAGGAGGCATGATAATAGCAGGTCTTATATATGTAATAGTATCCCTATTCATTAAAAAGATAGGTGTGGAAAGGATACAAAAATATCTCCCGCCTCAAGTGGTAGGTCCCATGATAGTGGTTATAGGCTTAAACCTTATACCTAGTGCCATAGATATGGCTTCAAATAACTTCCTAATAGCAGGTATAACCCTTCTTGTTGCACTATCTATAAATATGTTTGTAAAGGGTTTTATAAAGCAACTTTCCATATTGATAGCAGTGGTTGTAGGATATATAATCTCATACTTTGCAGGCGCTGTAGATACAAGTGCTGTATCTCAGGCGGCATTCTTTTCAATACCAAATTTTCGCTTGCCAAAGTTTGATATTGGTGCCATTGCAATAATAGCTCCCGTAGTACTGGCGGTATTTATGGAACATATAGGAGATATAACTACAAACGGGCAGGTAGTGGGCAAAAATTTCATAGAAGATCCTGGTCTTAATAGAACTTTATTAGGTGATGGGTTGGCTACTATATTTGCAGGCATTGTTGGAGGTCCAGCAAATACTACCTATGGGGAAAATACCGGTGTACTTGCTATAACCAAGAATTATGATCCATCCATATTAAGGTTAGCTGCAGTTTTTGCAGTAGCTTTAGGGTTTATATCAAAAATAGGGGCGTTTTTAACTACAATACCCAAAGAGGTAATGGGTGGAATAAGCTTGATGTTATTTAGTATGATATCCCTTGTAGGTGTGCAGACCATAAAGAATAACAAGGTAAAGTTTAATGCTAGGAATGTAATAGTAATGGTTTCAATATTAGCATTGGGATTGGGAAGTAGCATAGTTGAAAAAAAATTCGGCATAACAATAGGCATACCAATAAATGAAGATATAAAAATTACAGGTTTGAGTTTTGCAGCATTAGTAGGAGTTATATTGAATGCAATATTAAATAGAAAAGGAACTGCTGAAAACTAG
- the pstB gene encoding phosphate ABC transporter ATP-binding protein PstB gives MNDRVKLDIKDLTFFYGKFKALDDINMEIVENNVTAFIGPSGCGKSTFLKTINRMNDLIPDARVEGHILYNGIDIYRDYDVISLRKEIGMVFQSPNTFPMSIYNNVAYGPKVHGIKDKKKLDGIVEYSLKKAALWDEVSDRLNKNALSLSGGQQQRLCIARVLAIEPDVILMDEPTSALDPISTARIEDLIGELKQNYTIVIVTHNMQQAARISDFTAFFLNGMVVEMGPTNDIFYNPRDKRTEDYITGRFG, from the coding sequence ATGAATGATAGAGTAAAATTAGACATAAAGGATCTTACATTTTTCTATGGGAAATTTAAAGCGCTGGATGATATAAACATGGAGATAGTGGAGAATAATGTAACTGCATTTATAGGACCATCTGGATGTGGCAAGTCTACTTTTTTAAAAACCATAAATCGCATGAATGATCTGATACCAGATGCAAGGGTAGAGGGGCATATCTTATATAATGGCATTGATATATATAGGGATTATGATGTAATAAGCCTTAGGAAAGAAATCGGAATGGTATTTCAATCGCCAAATACATTTCCCATGTCCATATATAACAATGTGGCATATGGGCCTAAGGTACACGGAATAAAGGATAAGAAAAAATTAGATGGGATAGTAGAGTACAGCCTTAAAAAAGCTGCTCTATGGGATGAAGTAAGTGATAGACTTAATAAAAATGCCTTATCATTATCTGGCGGACAGCAGCAGAGGCTATGTATAGCTAGGGTATTAGCAATAGAGCCAGATGTAATTCTCATGGACGAACCTACGTCTGCACTAGATCCCATATCGACTGCCAGAATAGAAGATTTAATAGGTGAACTAAAGCAAAACTATACTATAGTAATAGTTACCCATAATATGCAACAGGCAGCCCGTATCTCTGATTTTACTGCGTTTTTTCTAAACGGCATGGTGGTGGAGATGGGTCCTACAAATGATATATTCTATAATCCAAGGGACAAGAGGACTGAAGACTATATAACCGGCAGGTTTGGATAA
- the pnpS gene encoding two-component system histidine kinase PnpS, with the protein MRKNIFITYIVLIIICISIVGFSSLRITRDNYLDTIEDRLLDNATIIRDYIASNLNMDKLDVLTKEFGKKLNVRVTIVDNNGLVLADSDADIKKLENHSGRPEIRAALQGKQGREIRYSSTFDTEMMYVAIPMDGKGAIRVSMEIEHIKTSIVNESRGILLALLIASVIAIVQANIFSIRVTKPITDITYFAQDMARGNFERRINIHTGNEIETLASAFNIMADELDKRMGELNDKNIKMDAVLSSMINGIIALDQDRKIMLINPTAYAMFQLDYDIEGKNICEVVKNEDINNLINGCIYHGIEGTIEVLSGNSKNSIYRVTATNINHNSMHVGVVLLIQDITDIKQLEQMRTEFIANVSHELKTPVTSIKGFVETLQHIDIEDRNTREKFLHIIDMEADRLTRLINDILSLSELECKDRVVIVTTLDIVNLIEQVVTIMQNQAEQKRIQLKFKYSNPVIWMEGNGDDLRQMMINLIDNAIKYTREGGRVDVEVESLYDQVGIYVKDNGIGISEDQMSRIFERFYRVDKGRSRKMGGTGLGLAIVKHIVKSMEGNIEVDSKVGEGTSFYIHIPRYHKIPSKVD; encoded by the coding sequence ATGCGTAAAAATATATTTATTACATATATAGTGCTTATAATTATATGCATATCCATAGTAGGTTTTTCCTCTCTAAGGATTACAAGGGATAATTATTTGGATACTATAGAGGACAGGCTTTTGGACAATGCCACAATAATAAGGGATTATATAGCGAGTAACTTAAACATGGATAAGCTTGATGTATTAACTAAAGAATTTGGTAAAAAGCTCAATGTTCGTGTAACAATAGTGGATAATAATGGTTTAGTACTTGCAGATTCTGATGCCGATATAAAAAAACTTGAAAATCACAGTGGACGCCCAGAGATAAGGGCGGCACTCCAAGGAAAACAAGGCAGGGAGATAAGATATAGCAGTACATTTGATACTGAGATGATGTATGTAGCCATCCCAATGGATGGCAAAGGCGCCATACGGGTGTCCATGGAGATAGAACATATAAAGACTAGCATAGTAAATGAAAGTAGAGGAATTTTACTAGCTCTTTTAATAGCTTCTGTAATAGCCATTGTGCAAGCCAATATTTTTTCTATACGGGTAACTAAACCTATAACCGATATTACCTATTTTGCCCAAGATATGGCCAGGGGTAATTTTGAACGGAGAATAAATATACACACTGGCAATGAGATAGAGACTTTGGCTTCAGCATTTAACATTATGGCTGATGAGCTTGATAAGAGAATGGGTGAGCTTAATGATAAGAATATAAAGATGGATGCAGTGCTATCTAGCATGATAAATGGCATAATAGCGCTAGATCAGGATAGGAAGATAATGCTTATAAACCCAACTGCGTATGCCATGTTTCAACTGGATTATGATATTGAGGGAAAAAATATATGTGAAGTAGTTAAAAATGAGGATATTAATAATCTTATCAATGGTTGCATATATCATGGTATAGAAGGTACGATAGAGGTTTTGTCGGGTAATTCAAAAAATAGCATATACAGGGTGACGGCCACCAATATAAATCATAATAGCATGCATGTAGGGGTTGTATTGCTTATCCAAGATATAACTGATATTAAACAGCTTGAGCAGATGCGTACTGAATTTATAGCAAATGTATCCCATGAGCTGAAGACGCCTGTAACCTCCATAAAGGGTTTTGTAGAGACGTTACAGCATATAGATATAGAGGATAGGAATACGAGAGAAAAATTTTTACATATTATAGATATGGAGGCCGATAGGCTCACAAGGCTCATAAACGATATTTTAAGCTTATCAGAATTGGAATGCAAGGACAGGGTAGTAATTGTTACAACTTTAGATATAGTAAATCTTATTGAACAAGTGGTAACTATCATGCAAAATCAGGCAGAGCAAAAAAGGATACAGCTCAAATTTAAATACTCCAATCCTGTTATATGGATGGAGGGTAATGGGGATGATCTAAGGCAGATGATGATAAACCTTATAGATAATGCCATAAAATATACTAGGGAAGGCGGGAGAGTGGACGTAGAAGTAGAGAGTTTATATGATCAGGTAGGTATATATGTAAAGGATAATGGTATAGGTATCTCCGAAGATCAGATGTCTAGGATATTTGAAAGGTTTTATAGGGTAGACAAAGGTCGATCTAGAAAGATGGGCGGCACTGGTTTGGGTCTTGCTATAGTAAAGCATATAGTAAAATCCATGGAAGGTAATATAGAGGTGGATAGTAAAGTAGGAGAAGGGACGAGTTTTTATATACATATTCCTAGATACCATAAAATACCATCTAAGGTTGATTAA
- the pgeF gene encoding peptidoglycan editing factor PgeF, whose protein sequence is MKNEFRLKKTENMWGMYIPSFDNTGIVRTGFSTRVGSVDKGDSSSTLTFCNGMGIYPEDIGFCAQIHGNRVVKWDSEDTRFADGIMTNKPKVALTTFYADCVPLFFLDRRNNAIALSHSGWKGTVGNIAKNTLCAMKGAYGTRPEDCMVAIGPSIGRCCFEVDYPVAEAFHNAFSFAAEVIDKKDNGKYHIDLKLSNLLALKEAGVPEDNIYTAKYCTKCNQDIFFSYRGENGTKSRMAAVIMLL, encoded by the coding sequence ATGAAGAATGAGTTTAGATTAAAGAAAACTGAAAATATGTGGGGTATGTATATACCATCATTTGATAATACGGGAATTGTAAGGACTGGGTTTAGTACAAGGGTAGGGTCTGTTGACAAAGGGGATTCAAGCTCTACCCTTACTTTCTGTAATGGCATGGGAATATATCCAGAAGACATAGGATTTTGTGCCCAGATACATGGTAATAGGGTAGTAAAATGGGATAGCGAAGATACTAGATTTGCCGATGGCATTATGACCAATAAACCTAAGGTGGCATTGACTACATTTTATGCAGACTGCGTTCCACTGTTTTTTCTAGACAGGAGGAATAATGCTATAGCATTGAGTCATTCGGGATGGAAGGGAACAGTAGGAAATATAGCTAAAAATACACTATGTGCCATGAAAGGAGCATATGGGACACGACCTGAAGACTGCATGGTAGCTATAGGTCCATCCATAGGCAGATGTTGTTTTGAGGTAGACTATCCAGTAGCTGAGGCCTTTCATAATGCTTTTTCATTTGCTGCAGAGGTGATAGATAAAAAGGACAATGGTAAGTATCATATAGACCTTAAGCTATCTAATTTGCTGGCACTTAAGGAGGCGGGAGTACCAGAAGATAATATATATACTGCAAAATATTGTACAAAATGTAATCAGGATATATTCTTTTCCTATAGGGGAGAGAATGGTACTAAAAGTCGGATGGCAGCTGTTATTATGCTGCTGTGA
- the pstC gene encoding phosphate ABC transporter permease subunit PstC has protein sequence MEVVLFICAFLSVAMVVMIIVFIFGAGLPLFKKVGLRDFLFSTNWLPSSRTNPSYGILSFIIGSLYVTFGALILAIPLGLLTAIFLSELATPKMNRILCSAVQLLAGIPSVIYGFFGVMVISPQMRKWFGGTGYGVLSASIVLAIMILPTIISLSEVAISSVPKGYREASLALGASKWQTIMKVLLPSARSGIFAAVGLAMGRAVGETTAVLMVGGNAPIMPEGLTSMVRTLTMNIATDMGYASGIHRTALFATGVILFLFIMILNIFVQLMQRKVNKKE, from the coding sequence ATGGAAGTTGTACTTTTTATATGTGCTTTTTTATCGGTAGCCATGGTAGTGATGATCATAGTATTTATATTTGGTGCAGGTCTTCCATTGTTTAAAAAAGTAGGATTAAGGGATTTTTTGTTTAGCACTAATTGGCTCCCAAGTTCCCGGACTAATCCAAGTTATGGCATACTCTCATTTATAATTGGTAGTTTGTATGTTACCTTTGGGGCTTTAATACTGGCTATTCCCCTGGGGCTTTTAACTGCCATATTTTTATCAGAGCTGGCTACCCCTAAGATGAATCGAATATTATGTAGTGCTGTGCAGCTTTTAGCAGGCATACCATCGGTCATATATGGTTTTTTTGGAGTAATGGTCATATCACCACAGATGAGGAAATGGTTTGGAGGTACCGGCTATGGGGTGTTATCCGCATCTATTGTATTGGCCATAATGATACTACCTACTATCATAAGCTTATCAGAGGTAGCTATTAGTTCGGTACCCAAAGGGTATAGGGAGGCTTCTTTGGCACTAGGTGCTTCAAAATGGCAAACCATAATGAAGGTGTTATTACCATCTGCCCGATCGGGTATATTTGCTGCCGTTGGTCTTGCAATGGGCAGGGCTGTAGGAGAAACAACAGCGGTACTTATGGTGGGAGGCAATGCACCTATAATGCCTGAGGGACTTACTTCGATGGTACGGACCTTGACCATGAACATTGCAACCGATATGGGATATGCATCGGGGATCCATAGGACTGCCCTTTTTGCTACAGGTGTTATTTTATTCTTATTTATAATGATACTCAACATATTTGTACAGCTCATGCAGAGGAAGGTGAATAAAAAGGAATGA
- a CDS encoding phosphate ABC transporter substrate-binding protein, translated as MKKYVTFLFVVILVTVSISGCSSGKEIGEYSFGGSTTLEPIITSAIEVFEQKHVGVKLSYDAQGSSAGIKGVTDGIYTLAGASRELNDDEKAEGLVEKAIALDGIAVIVNGETGIEDLTLSQVAEIFSGEIRNWKDIGGSDVPIVVINRDEASGTRSSFKELVLDKVFGKDKDTQFIAEGVVTDSNGDMVVKVGTTPGAIGYCGLGYINEAVTKGAIAIKIDGVEPTDENVLNNRFPIARKLNVVSKGELQGGSVEKQFVDFLLSEEGQGIISENGFIGLR; from the coding sequence ATGAAAAAATATGTGACCTTTTTGTTTGTTGTAATTTTAGTTACCGTCTCTATCAGTGGTTGTTCATCGGGTAAGGAGATAGGGGAATATTCATTTGGTGGCTCCACTACCTTAGAGCCCATTATTACATCTGCAATAGAGGTATTTGAACAAAAGCATGTTGGTGTAAAGCTTAGCTATGATGCACAGGGTTCTAGTGCAGGTATAAAAGGGGTAACAGATGGCATATATACCCTTGCTGGAGCATCAAGGGAGCTTAATGATGATGAAAAAGCCGAAGGCCTTGTAGAAAAAGCCATAGCATTAGATGGTATAGCTGTGATAGTAAATGGGGAGACGGGTATTGAAGACCTTACACTCTCTCAGGTAGCAGAGATTTTTTCTGGAGAGATAAGAAATTGGAAGGATATAGGCGGAAGTGATGTTCCCATAGTAGTAATAAACAGGGATGAAGCCTCAGGCACCAGATCTTCATTTAAGGAGTTGGTGTTAGATAAGGTATTTGGCAAGGATAAAGATACTCAGTTTATCGCTGAAGGTGTAGTAACAGATTCAAATGGTGATATGGTGGTTAAGGTAGGTACTACTCCAGGGGCTATAGGATACTGTGGATTAGGATATATAAACGAAGCAGTTACCAAGGGTGCCATAGCTATAAAAATTGATGGTGTGGAACCAACTGATGAGAATGTCCTTAATAATAGATTTCCTATAGCTCGCAAATTAAATGTAGTATCCAAGGGAGAGCTGCAAGGCGGGAGCGTTGAAAAACAATTTGTAGACTTTCTCCTTTCTGAGGAGGGCCAGGGTATAATATCTGAAAATGGCTTCATAGGGCTTAGATAA
- a CDS encoding response regulator transcription factor, producing MNKKQTILVVDDEEHILELLRFNFETEGFNVLTATTGEEGIRLCSKNPPDIIILDIMLPGMDGLEVCRILKARDDTRFIPIIMLTAKGTELDKVIGLELGADDYVTKPFGIRELIARVRAHLRRMDLLDHPNNTIIEVGPIVMDISSYEVFKNGKKLELTLKEFQLLRMLIENMGRVLTRDTLLDNIWGYGYYGDTRTVDVHIRYLRKKLGEDLDCIETIRGVGYKFSLKGET from the coding sequence ATGAATAAAAAACAGACAATTTTGGTAGTAGATGATGAGGAGCATATATTAGAGCTCTTACGATTTAATTTTGAAACTGAAGGTTTTAATGTGTTAACTGCGACTACGGGGGAAGAGGGTATTAGATTATGCAGTAAAAATCCCCCTGACATCATAATATTGGATATAATGCTGCCTGGTATGGATGGGTTAGAGGTATGTCGTATCTTGAAAGCAAGGGATGATACGAGATTTATACCTATTATTATGCTTACTGCAAAGGGAACGGAACTTGATAAAGTTATTGGACTGGAACTGGGGGCAGATGATTATGTCACTAAACCCTTTGGTATACGCGAACTTATAGCTAGGGTAAGGGCTCATCTAAGGCGTATGGATCTTCTTGATCATCCAAATAATACTATTATCGAAGTAGGTCCTATTGTGATGGATATATCTAGCTATGAAGTGTTCAAAAATGGTAAAAAGTTGGAGCTGACGCTGAAAGAATTTCAACTCTTAAGGATGTTGATAGAAAATATGGGCAGGGTATTAACTAGAGATACACTTTTAGATAATATCTGGGGCTATGGATATTATGGCGATACCCGTACTGTAGATGTGCATATAAGATATCTTAGAAAAAAACTGGGTGAGGATCTTGACTGTATAGAAACAATAAGGGGAGTTGGATATAAATTCAGTCTAAAAGGTGAAACATGA
- the phoU gene encoding phosphate signaling complex protein PhoU — protein MSARYEYSKQLENLQKYVLDMGHMMEKLTRNSIVALVNQDVELAKRVIDGDDEIDDFAFEIEDRCVRLIATEQPVAKDLRIILTSLKVVTDIERMADHGVDIGKIAIRLANECYMKPVIDIPRMGDNAIEMVNDSLDAYVNRDIELAHKVCARDDMIDEMYEKLLKELNGYARIDEENIYQAGNFLLVAKYLERIADHATNICEWIVYIVTGEKKELK, from the coding sequence TTGAGTGCACGATATGAATACTCGAAGCAGCTAGAAAATCTCCAAAAATATGTACTTGATATGGGTCATATGATGGAGAAATTAACGAGGAACTCCATAGTTGCCTTGGTAAACCAGGACGTGGAACTGGCTAAAAGGGTAATAGATGGAGATGATGAGATTGACGATTTTGCGTTTGAGATAGAGGACAGATGTGTAAGATTGATTGCTACGGAACAGCCGGTGGCAAAGGACTTAAGAATAATTCTAACTTCACTTAAGGTAGTTACTGATATAGAGCGCATGGCAGATCATGGAGTCGATATAGGCAAGATAGCCATAAGACTGGCAAATGAATGTTATATGAAACCGGTAATAGATATACCCAGGATGGGAGATAATGCAATTGAGATGGTAAATGATTCATTGGATGCATATGTAAACAGAGATATTGAGCTTGCCCATAAAGTTTGTGCTAGGGATGATATGATTGATGAAATGTATGAAAAACTACTCAAAGAACTCAATGGATATGCAAGAATTGATGAAGAAAATATATATCAAGCAGGTAATTTTTTATTAGTGGCAAAATATTTAGAACGTATTGCAGATCACGCTACTAATATATGCGAATGGATAGTATATATAGTAACCGGTGAAAAAAAAGAATTAAAATGA
- the pstA gene encoding phosphate ABC transporter permease PstA produces the protein MKGKYIVLIASLITIGILISIIGYVAVNGVNFILNDEEGILGFLFKAPKNAGRSGGISTIMANTLFMVFLTLFFSVPIGIGAAIYLTEYAGVGRIVSIIKFSIDILAGIPSIIFGLFGFIFFTTYLRLGIGLLSGSLTLTIMILPTIIRTSMEAISAVPVSYREGSIALGATKWDTIKRVVVPSASSGILAGIILAVGRIIGETAALLFTTGTDYRLADSLSSSSRVLSIHLYLLAKEGISFDRAFATANVLIIFILVINFVTNMLIRNGGIRHE, from the coding sequence ATGAAGGGAAAATATATTGTGTTAATAGCCTCACTCATTACTATTGGGATACTTATATCCATAATAGGGTATGTAGCAGTAAATGGCGTAAATTTTATACTAAATGATGAAGAAGGCATATTGGGATTCTTATTTAAAGCGCCTAAAAATGCAGGGCGTAGTGGCGGCATATCTACTATAATGGCAAATACATTGTTTATGGTTTTTCTTACCCTTTTCTTTTCAGTACCTATTGGAATAGGAGCTGCTATATATCTGACAGAATATGCGGGAGTAGGCAGGATAGTCTCAATAATTAAATTTAGCATAGATATTTTAGCGGGGATACCGTCTATAATATTTGGCTTATTTGGATTTATATTTTTTACTACCTATTTAAGACTGGGTATAGGGCTTTTGTCAGGGAGCCTTACCCTCACCATTATGATATTGCCTACAATAATAAGGACATCCATGGAGGCAATAAGTGCAGTGCCTGTATCATATAGGGAAGGTAGTATAGCACTTGGTGCTACCAAATGGGATACCATAAAGCGGGTAGTGGTGCCTAGCGCTTCATCTGGTATTCTAGCGGGGATCATATTAGCAGTAGGGCGCATTATAGGGGAAACGGCAGCATTATTATTTACTACGGGTACAGATTATAGGTTAGCAGATAGTTTATCATCCTCTTCTAGGGTATTGTCCATACATCTCTATTTGCTAGCTAAGGAGGGCATATCATTTGACAGGGCATTTGCAACTGCAAATGTGCTTATTATATTCATACTTGTTATAAATTTTGTTACAAATATGCTGATTAGAAATGGGGGAATACGACATGAATGA